In the genome of Enterococcus hirae ATCC 9790, one region contains:
- the thrS gene encoding threonine--tRNA ligase has translation MIKITFPDGAVKEFDAGITTAEIAASISKSLAKKALAGKVNGQLIDLNRGIEEDASIEIVTPDHEDALALVRHSTAHLMAQAMRRLYPNIHFGVGPAIDSGFYYDTDNGENQISAEDLPAIEAEMMKIVKENLPIERKVLSKEEALEIFASDPYKVELISELPDEEVITAYQQGEFIDLCRGPHVPSTGRIQVFKLLSVAGAYWRGNSNNQMMQRVYGTAFFDKKDLKEFIRLREEAKERDHRKLGKELDLFMVSPQVGSGLPFWLPKGATIRRTIERYIVDKEISLGYQHVYTPIMGDVELYKTSGHWDHYQEDMFPPMDMGDGEMLVLRPMNCPHHMMVYKNAIHSYRELPIRIAELGMMHRYEKSGALSGLQRVREMTLNDGHTFVRPDQIKDEFKRTLELMVAVYADFNITDYRFRLSYRDPNNTDKYFDDDAMWEKAQVMLKAAMDELELDYFEAEGEAAFYGPKLDVQVKTALGTEETLSTIQLDFLLPERFDLTYVGEDGENTHRPVVIHRGIVSTMERFVAYLTEVYKGAFPTWLAPIQATIIPVSVEAHSDYAYEIKERLQMKGLRVEVDDRNEKMGYKIRASQTQKIPYQLVVGDKEVADATVNIRRYGSKETSVEDLNMFVDAMVAEVQNYSRQG, from the coding sequence ATGATAAAAATTACTTTTCCAGATGGCGCAGTGAAAGAGTTTGATGCGGGAATCACGACTGCTGAGATTGCTGCAAGTATTTCCAAAAGTTTAGCTAAAAAAGCATTAGCCGGTAAAGTGAACGGTCAATTGATTGACTTGAATCGTGGCATCGAAGAAGATGCATCAATCGAGATCGTTACACCTGACCACGAAGATGCATTAGCATTGGTACGTCACTCAACCGCACATTTGATGGCACAAGCTATGAGACGCTTGTACCCAAATATCCATTTCGGTGTCGGACCAGCAATCGATTCAGGATTTTACTATGACACAGACAACGGTGAAAACCAAATCAGTGCCGAAGATCTTCCAGCAATCGAAGCAGAAATGATGAAAATCGTGAAAGAAAACTTACCGATCGAACGTAAAGTTCTTTCTAAAGAAGAAGCTCTGGAAATCTTTGCAAGTGATCCTTATAAAGTAGAATTGATCAGTGAATTACCAGATGAGGAAGTAATCACTGCTTATCAACAAGGAGAATTTATTGATTTATGCCGTGGACCACATGTCCCATCAACCGGTCGTATCCAAGTCTTCAAACTATTATCTGTAGCTGGAGCTTACTGGCGTGGAAATTCAAACAATCAAATGATGCAACGTGTCTATGGGACAGCATTCTTTGATAAAAAAGACTTAAAAGAATTTATTCGTCTACGTGAAGAAGCAAAAGAAAGAGACCACCGTAAATTAGGAAAAGAACTAGATCTATTTATGGTATCACCACAAGTTGGCTCAGGCTTACCATTCTGGTTACCTAAAGGTGCAACGATTCGTCGAACAATTGAACGTTATATCGTTGATAAAGAAATCAGCTTAGGTTACCAACATGTCTACACACCAATCATGGGAGATGTAGAATTGTATAAAACATCAGGTCACTGGGATCATTACCAAGAAGACATGTTCCCACCAATGGATATGGGTGATGGTGAAATGTTAGTTCTTCGTCCGATGAACTGTCCGCATCATATGATGGTCTATAAAAATGCGATCCATTCCTACCGCGAATTACCAATCCGTATCGCTGAACTAGGCATGATGCACCGTTACGAAAAATCAGGTGCGCTATCAGGTTTACAGCGTGTTCGTGAAATGACATTGAACGATGGGCATACCTTTGTACGTCCTGATCAAATCAAAGATGAGTTTAAACGTACGTTGGAATTGATGGTCGCAGTTTACGCTGACTTCAATATTACAGACTATCGTTTCCGTTTGAGCTATCGCGATCCGAACAACACGGATAAATATTTTGATGATGATGCTATGTGGGAAAAAGCGCAAGTGATGTTAAAAGCCGCAATGGATGAATTGGAATTGGATTACTTCGAAGCAGAAGGAGAAGCTGCTTTCTATGGTCCAAAATTGGATGTTCAGGTCAAAACAGCTTTAGGAACAGAAGAAACATTATCAACGATCCAATTAGACTTCTTGCTTCCAGAACGCTTTGATTTAACTTATGTTGGTGAAGATGGCGAAAATACACATCGTCCAGTAGTTATCCACCGTGGGATCGTTTCAACGATGGAACGTTTTGTTGCTTATTTAACTGAAGTTTACAAAGGAGCTTTCCCAACTTGGTTAGCACCAATCCAAGCAACAATCATTCCTGTTTCAGTTGAAGCGCATAGTGACTATGCTTATGAAATCAAGGAACGTCTACAAATGAAAGGTCTACGTGTTGAAGTAGATGACCGCAATGAAAAAATGGGTTATAAGATTCGTGCATCACAAACACAAAAAATACCATATCAACTAGTCGTTGGTGATAAAGAAGTAGCTGATGCAACGGTCAATATTCGCCGATATGGAAGCAAAGAAACTTCAGTAGAAGATCTCAACATGTTCGTTGATGCGATGGTTGCTGAAGTCCAAAATTATAGTAGACAAGGTTAA
- a CDS encoding 2-hydroxymuconate tautomerase, which produces MPFVHVELVEGRSPEQLENMMKDITEAVHKNTQAPKEHIHVIINEMKKGTYGVNGEWKK; this is translated from the coding sequence ATGCCATTTGTACACGTAGAACTAGTTGAAGGACGTAGTCCAGAACAATTAGAAAATATGATGAAAGATATTACAGAAGCTGTTCATAAAAATACCCAAGCACCAAAAGAACATATCCATGTGATTATCAATGAAATGAAAAAAGGCACTTATGGTGTAAATGGTGAATGGAAAAAATAA
- a CDS encoding heavy metal translocating P-type ATPase encodes MTHFKKFSITVLIGMTALICEFIFKRPTLAFLIIAITGGILAFFMFIEMIKTLRSGKYGVDILAITAIVATLVVGEYWASLMILIMLTGGDSLEDYANKKASRELQTLLDNTPRTAHQLMNDQLKDIPVEAVEINDLLVVKPGELVPVDGKVVKGESQFDESSLTGEAKLVLKKAGDELMSGSVNGDGSVQMIVERRAADSQYQQIIKLVEESKEKPAHFVRLADRYAVPFTLIAYLIGGISWWVTKNPVRFAEVLVVASPCPLILAAPIALVAGMSRSSKNGIVIKTGTAVEKLARTKTVAFDKTGTITKGVLEVASIHPEAGVTSETLLVYAASAEQESSHILARSLVHEVDNEKLLPVNELKEITGQGIQARVDGHFVKVGRASFVGAKESQSTKTAIYVAIDDHFSGTILFSDVLRPEAQATIEQLKTMGVADLMMITGDGPAIAESIAKEVGLTAVHARCLPQDKLNILESIPESERPVTMVGDGVNDAPALTIADVGIAMGAHGSTAASESADAVILKDDLTKVATAITISRDTMKVAKQSVLIGIFICVFLMLVASTGVIPALFGAVLQEVVDTVSILSALRAKNERSHT; translated from the coding sequence ATGACACATTTTAAAAAGTTTTCAATCACCGTTTTGATAGGAATGACGGCACTTATTTGCGAATTTATTTTTAAACGACCCACACTTGCATTTCTGATTATCGCGATCACGGGTGGTATTTTGGCTTTCTTTATGTTTATTGAGATGATTAAAACATTACGTTCAGGTAAATATGGTGTGGACATTCTTGCTATTACAGCGATTGTTGCGACATTAGTGGTAGGAGAGTACTGGGCTAGTTTGATGATCCTGATCATGTTGACTGGCGGAGACAGTTTGGAAGACTATGCCAATAAAAAAGCTAGTCGAGAATTGCAAACTTTATTGGACAATACACCACGCACAGCGCATCAATTGATGAATGACCAATTGAAAGATATTCCAGTAGAAGCTGTTGAGATCAATGATTTATTAGTGGTGAAACCAGGAGAATTAGTGCCCGTTGACGGAAAGGTAGTGAAAGGAGAGTCGCAATTTGATGAGTCTTCATTAACGGGTGAAGCCAAACTTGTATTAAAAAAAGCAGGCGATGAACTGATGTCTGGCTCAGTCAATGGGGACGGTTCCGTTCAAATGATCGTTGAAAGAAGAGCAGCTGATAGTCAATACCAACAAATTATTAAATTGGTCGAAGAATCAAAAGAAAAACCAGCTCATTTTGTTCGCTTAGCGGATCGCTATGCGGTGCCTTTTACATTGATCGCTTATTTAATCGGAGGTATTTCCTGGTGGGTCACGAAGAATCCTGTTCGTTTCGCAGAAGTTCTCGTTGTTGCTTCACCTTGTCCTTTGATTTTAGCTGCACCGATTGCTTTAGTGGCTGGAATGAGTCGTTCAAGTAAAAACGGAATCGTCATCAAAACAGGAACTGCTGTGGAAAAATTAGCACGAACCAAGACAGTTGCATTTGATAAAACGGGTACCATCACTAAAGGGGTCCTCGAAGTAGCAAGTATTCATCCAGAAGCTGGTGTAACATCAGAAACGCTCTTGGTCTATGCGGCAAGTGCTGAACAAGAATCAAGTCATATCTTAGCCCGATCACTAGTCCATGAAGTCGATAACGAAAAGTTATTGCCAGTGAATGAATTAAAAGAGATCACGGGGCAAGGAATACAAGCTAGAGTAGATGGACATTTCGTTAAAGTTGGCAGAGCTTCATTTGTCGGTGCCAAAGAAAGCCAATCTACTAAAACAGCTATCTATGTTGCAATTGATGACCATTTTTCGGGTACGATCTTATTTTCAGACGTGCTGCGTCCAGAAGCACAAGCAACGATTGAACAATTGAAAACAATGGGTGTAGCGGATTTGATGATGATCACAGGGGATGGACCGGCTATCGCTGAATCAATTGCAAAGGAGGTTGGGCTCACGGCTGTTCATGCTCGTTGTTTGCCGCAGGACAAATTGAATATCCTTGAGAGTATTCCCGAAAGTGAACGTCCCGTAACGATGGTGGGCGATGGGGTCAACGATGCTCCAGCTTTGACGATCGCAGATGTTGGAATAGCCATGGGCGCACACGGATCAACGGCAGCTAGCGAAAGTGCTGATGCGGTGATACTAAAAGATGATTTGACAAAAGTTGCTACTGCTATAACGATTTCCAGAGATACGATGAAAGTAGCGAAACAATCTGTTTTAATCGGTATTTTTATTTGTGTTTTTTTAATGCTGGTTGCTAGTACGGGTGTAATCCCCGCTTTGTTTGGAGCGGTTCTCCAAGAAGTGGTAGACACTGTTTCGATTTTAAGTGCGTTGCGGGCTAAAAATGAGCGATCCCACACGTAA
- the helD gene encoding RNA polymerase recycling motor HelD: MNERQLEQQHVDETIQLIQLEQKLLNTKQQSLTQEMQDSTKDTASHKIRGGSNESFYESAVEYRQHEQELLLKYHTLESQQKRLQTLTVMEDNPYFARIDFKEETDAETLYLGIASLRDLSEETIVIDWRAPIANLYYEGEIGPAFYETDTEKINVELLLKRQFKILDGKIISMVDTSEVINDDFLLEILDDASSAHMKNIVSTIQKAQNAIIRDTTSQVMLIEGIAGSGKTSALLQRIAFLLYHNRKWLDAENVLLFSPNHLFSDYISTVLPSLGESGVPTQTFKSYLEQLLPEFSLLEEEQQEVGFLSGDKDPIQTFKSGLQLIHQIDRYIDHITGFGPLFRDMKINGRTILAKESIRKWYQETNELLPLHQRLSLLQTKLLKKLGGLQKDEMRQKWVKELAEEQLQDLYANDPNLEYTEQKEQSLRKKLANQIVKKRFRRIYRGINQFQFVNLTKQYLHFLQTVPQALLAKNDISATMWNDHSALLKEKLRQRELRQEDAVLFFLLMRRIHPVSVMQKARYIFIDEMQDFAPAQVALLQAIYPKANLTFCGDLNQNVFGNETITGSLDQLFKDQEITHFQLTTSYRSTKEITDFANHFLTEENQVETTARKGTLPSIVKGSSLEERLNWLKTTLETTQENTRYWRTAIIGKTQTECEQLYEQLPEYLKDRVQLISDETDFMKRQIVLLPAFLAKGLEFDRVFLWGIDDTNFATDQDQLVLYTMCTRAMHELVLVTSESESPLIESMDPALYTTINI, translated from the coding sequence ATGAATGAAAGACAACTAGAACAACAACACGTGGATGAAACCATTCAGTTGATCCAGCTTGAACAAAAGCTATTAAACACTAAACAACAATCTCTTACCCAAGAGATGCAAGATTCTACGAAAGACACCGCCAGCCATAAAATCAGAGGTGGGTCTAATGAATCCTTTTATGAATCAGCTGTCGAATACCGCCAACATGAGCAAGAATTGCTTTTAAAATACCATACGCTTGAATCGCAGCAAAAAAGGCTCCAAACGTTAACAGTTATGGAAGACAACCCTTACTTTGCCCGAATCGATTTTAAAGAAGAAACAGATGCAGAGACACTTTATCTAGGAATCGCTTCTTTAAGAGATCTCTCTGAAGAAACAATCGTAATCGACTGGCGTGCCCCAATTGCTAACCTTTATTACGAAGGGGAAATTGGACCAGCCTTCTATGAAACAGATACTGAAAAAATCAATGTTGAATTACTGCTGAAACGTCAGTTTAAAATCTTAGACGGAAAAATTATTTCGATGGTGGATACTTCTGAAGTGATCAACGATGATTTCTTACTAGAGATCCTAGACGATGCCTCAAGTGCGCATATGAAAAATATCGTCTCTACGATCCAAAAAGCCCAAAATGCCATTATTCGTGATACAACAAGTCAAGTGATGTTGATCGAAGGAATCGCTGGTAGTGGAAAAACATCCGCTTTATTACAACGGATCGCCTTTTTACTTTATCACAATCGAAAATGGTTAGATGCCGAGAACGTTTTACTTTTTTCTCCTAATCATCTTTTCTCTGACTATATTTCGACTGTTTTGCCTTCTTTAGGTGAAAGTGGTGTACCTACGCAAACCTTCAAGTCTTATTTGGAACAGTTATTACCTGAATTTTCATTGTTAGAAGAAGAGCAACAAGAAGTTGGTTTTTTATCTGGAGACAAGGACCCGATCCAAACCTTCAAAAGCGGTCTTCAACTAATCCATCAGATTGATCGTTATATCGATCATATTACTGGTTTTGGTCCCTTGTTTAGAGATATGAAAATTAACGGTCGGACGATTTTAGCAAAAGAATCGATCCGCAAATGGTATCAAGAAACCAATGAACTCTTACCGTTACATCAACGTCTCTCCTTGTTGCAAACAAAATTATTAAAAAAATTGGGTGGACTCCAAAAAGATGAGATGCGTCAAAAATGGGTCAAAGAATTAGCAGAAGAACAATTGCAAGACTTATATGCGAATGATCCGAATCTTGAGTATACGGAGCAAAAAGAACAGTCTTTACGGAAAAAACTAGCGAATCAAATCGTGAAGAAAAGATTTCGTCGAATCTACCGCGGAATCAATCAGTTTCAATTTGTCAATTTGACCAAACAATACCTTCACTTTTTACAAACCGTACCTCAGGCGCTGTTGGCTAAAAATGACATTAGCGCAACGATGTGGAACGATCATTCAGCCTTATTAAAAGAGAAGCTTCGTCAACGAGAACTACGACAAGAAGATGCAGTATTATTCTTCTTGCTGATGCGTCGCATCCATCCAGTGTCTGTGATGCAAAAAGCTCGCTATATCTTTATCGATGAAATGCAAGATTTCGCTCCCGCTCAGGTAGCTCTTTTACAAGCGATCTATCCAAAAGCTAATCTCACTTTTTGTGGTGATCTAAATCAAAATGTTTTCGGCAATGAAACGATTACTGGCTCTTTGGATCAACTATTTAAAGACCAAGAAATCACACACTTCCAGTTAACGACCAGCTATCGTTCAACAAAAGAGATCACGGATTTTGCGAATCATTTTCTTACTGAGGAAAATCAAGTAGAAACGACGGCTCGCAAAGGTACGCTTCCTTCTATCGTGAAAGGTTCCTCCTTAGAAGAACGATTAAATTGGTTAAAAACTACGCTTGAAACGACTCAAGAAAATACCCGTTACTGGCGTACCGCAATCATTGGTAAAACACAGACTGAGTGTGAACAACTCTATGAACAGTTGCCCGAATACTTAAAAGATCGTGTCCAATTGATTTCTGATGAAACAGATTTTATGAAACGACAAATCGTCCTACTACCAGCATTCTTGGCAAAAGGGCTCGAGTTTGATCGCGTTTTCTTATGGGGCATCGATGATACAAACTTTGCCACTGACCAAGATCAATTAGTTCTTTACACCATGTGTACAAGAGCCATGCACGAACTCGTTTTAGTTACTTCTGAATCTGAAAGTCCTTTGATTGAATCCATGGACCCAGCGTTATATACCACTATCAATATATAA